In Saccharothrix syringae, the following are encoded in one genomic region:
- a CDS encoding restriction endonuclease subunit M — MNGSDAILVGEGWISEHYFTTQAKGESFHTKVLERRAFWDAEAKEGRATPRSRFVEARQNLESDLAALTELLDPAAEIDTRDGRTADDAAAAVHERLLDVLELTGHGLVLDRQGPLLRVSPPGVTGHTPLIVVSARPIAAVEELLARDAVTLREPVQLTEDAEEVKSAARLTSALFVADEAPDLVLLLAGRWVLLAERERWAEGRYLAVDVQLVCERNDGKKGGEIDRALTCLSAQSIAPDAEGKLWWHGILEASVKHTVGVSKDLRDGVRLSIEIIANEVVARRRDKGLDPLPASEAQPLAKQALRFLYRILFLLYAEASPELGVLPAGAREYDQGYSLDRLRELVQVELASPRARNGTHLYESLAALFCLVDMGHMPKTVVGDNDDEQDAAFGEGLTFNPLRADLFRPEATAHIDAVRLGNAALQQVLTHLLLSKESRGKDRGFISYAELGINQLGAVYEGLMSYTGFFAETDLYEVAKNGDASKGSWVVPVERADGIASADFVKTLDPHTGEPRPVLHQKGSFVFRLTGRERQQSASYYTPEVLTRFTVGQALEELLDQDDRTTTAAEILHMTVCEPALGSGAFAIEAVRQLAEQYLKRRQAERGVRIDPDEYPRRLQEVKAYLALHNVYGVDLNATAVELAEISLWLDTMVEGLAAPWFGLHLRRGNSLVGARRAVYPRSQVSNKSWLTEVPRHVPLTSLVEDIEAGRVADEGIHHFLLPADGWGAAADAKEAVSLARESARRLKTWRKGVRSKPTQPQVNALVELAHRVEVLWQIAYRRLKIAEQEIRRAIPVWGADDLPSGGVVQREQIEAALADSNGAYQRLRRTMDAWTALWFWPLTDETTTVDGKRVEPPTLAQWIAGLQALLGRSPEVRKKSLPRETLASSVGWDDLSEAEKLELAFANALPVADVLRVHPWLRVCDRVAEQHGFFHWNLDFATAFAQGGFDLQVGNPPWVRPRSDVDALLAEGDPWWKLTVKPSQALIREKRAETLAHAGVTDLIVDGTTDVACTAEFVGSLPQYPHLQGFQPDLYRCFMEQTWRLGSERGVVGLIHLDTHFTDDKAGLLRAEAYRRLRRHWEFSNELQLFEIGNQRHYSVNIYAQHRPAVSFRHAVSLYHPDTVSRSLIHDGSGPEPGLKDAEGNWDQRPHRRRITQVTEDVLATWHAVLEDSATPVSQTRMVYAVNRSAASVLNKLSGLPRISSLGLQFSRGWDESIDRKKGYFEARWGAPSTWNEVILQGPHLYVATPLNKIPNKTMLSNVDWSASDFETLAPDAVPVTAYKPIGDRYRYDCAYTDWGDKENPEPARDHYRIAWRNMGVNTNERTLISALIPPGPAHVHGVSSAGAPEGELSNLIAANGYLSSLVSDFAVRVVPKSTISMGTLNRLPWISGRLQAELILRTLRLNAVTDVYADLWAKCWLSEFTGDSWTGGLFHSRRPELGAVGPTWTSDTPLRVAADRRQALVEIDALVALMLGLTPDELCSIYRTQFAVLYGYDRNVYFYDANGRLVPNSVLTAWRKKGDRTTQDERTATNQAGNTYTYELPFVTLDREADMRQAYAHFQRLLEERS, encoded by the coding sequence GTGAACGGGTCGGACGCGATCCTCGTCGGCGAGGGTTGGATCTCGGAGCACTACTTCACCACCCAGGCCAAAGGCGAGTCGTTCCACACGAAGGTGCTGGAGCGGAGGGCGTTCTGGGACGCCGAGGCGAAGGAGGGGCGCGCGACACCCCGATCGCGGTTCGTCGAGGCCCGGCAGAACTTGGAGAGCGATCTCGCCGCCTTGACCGAACTGCTCGACCCGGCCGCCGAAATCGACACACGCGACGGACGCACCGCGGACGACGCCGCTGCCGCGGTTCATGAGCGGCTGCTCGACGTGCTCGAATTGACCGGTCACGGCCTCGTCCTCGACCGACAGGGGCCGCTCCTGCGCGTGTCGCCCCCCGGTGTCACCGGGCACACACCGCTGATCGTGGTGTCAGCCCGCCCGATCGCCGCGGTCGAGGAATTGCTCGCCCGTGATGCGGTCACCCTGCGTGAGCCGGTGCAGCTCACCGAGGACGCTGAGGAGGTGAAATCCGCCGCGCGGCTGACGTCGGCGCTTTTCGTTGCGGACGAGGCGCCCGACCTCGTCCTCCTGCTCGCGGGTCGCTGGGTGCTGCTCGCCGAGCGGGAGCGCTGGGCCGAGGGCCGCTATCTCGCCGTCGACGTGCAGTTGGTGTGTGAGCGCAACGACGGCAAGAAGGGCGGGGAAATCGACCGGGCACTCACCTGCCTGTCCGCCCAGTCAATCGCGCCGGACGCGGAGGGGAAGCTGTGGTGGCACGGTATCCTCGAAGCGTCCGTCAAGCACACCGTCGGCGTCTCCAAGGACCTGCGTGACGGTGTCCGCCTGTCTATCGAGATCATTGCCAACGAGGTCGTCGCCCGCCGCCGCGACAAGGGACTCGATCCGCTGCCCGCCAGTGAGGCCCAACCGCTGGCAAAGCAGGCACTGCGATTCCTCTACCGCATCCTGTTCCTGCTCTACGCGGAGGCATCGCCCGAGCTGGGTGTACTGCCCGCGGGCGCCCGCGAGTACGACCAGGGGTACAGCCTGGACAGGCTGCGCGAATTGGTCCAGGTCGAGTTGGCCAGCCCGCGTGCCCGCAACGGCACGCACCTGTACGAGTCGCTGGCCGCGCTGTTTTGTCTGGTTGACATGGGACACATGCCGAAGACGGTCGTCGGCGACAACGACGATGAGCAGGACGCGGCGTTCGGCGAGGGCTTGACGTTCAACCCGCTGCGCGCCGACCTGTTCCGGCCAGAGGCAACCGCCCACATCGACGCTGTCAGGTTGGGCAACGCCGCACTGCAGCAAGTCCTCACCCACTTGCTGCTAAGTAAGGAGTCACGTGGTAAGGACCGGGGCTTCATCTCGTACGCGGAGCTGGGCATCAACCAGCTCGGCGCGGTCTACGAAGGGCTGATGTCCTACACCGGCTTCTTCGCCGAGACCGACCTCTACGAGGTGGCCAAGAACGGCGATGCCTCTAAAGGCTCGTGGGTCGTCCCCGTTGAGCGAGCCGACGGGATCGCGTCAGCCGACTTCGTGAAGACTCTCGACCCACACACGGGCGAGCCACGACCGGTGCTGCACCAGAAGGGGTCGTTCGTGTTCCGCCTCACTGGGCGAGAGCGCCAGCAGTCCGCGTCGTACTACACCCCTGAAGTGCTCACCCGCTTCACCGTCGGCCAGGCCCTCGAAGAACTGCTCGACCAGGACGACCGCACGACTACTGCGGCGGAGATCCTGCATATGACCGTCTGCGAGCCCGCCCTCGGCTCGGGCGCGTTCGCGATCGAGGCAGTGCGGCAGTTGGCTGAGCAGTACCTCAAGCGCCGCCAAGCCGAGCGGGGTGTGCGCATCGACCCGGACGAGTACCCGCGCCGGTTGCAGGAGGTCAAGGCATACCTGGCGCTGCACAACGTGTATGGCGTCGACCTCAATGCCACCGCCGTAGAGCTGGCGGAGATTTCCCTGTGGCTGGATACCATGGTGGAAGGCCTGGCGGCACCGTGGTTCGGGCTGCACCTTCGGCGCGGCAACTCCCTCGTCGGCGCCAGGCGGGCGGTGTATCCGCGCAGTCAGGTCAGCAACAAGTCCTGGCTGACCGAGGTCCCCCGGCACGTGCCGCTGACGTCGCTCGTGGAGGACATCGAGGCTGGGCGGGTCGCCGACGAGGGCATCCACCACTTCCTGCTGCCGGCCGACGGCTGGGGTGCGGCGGCCGATGCTAAGGAAGCCGTCTCGCTGGCCCGCGAGTCGGCGAGACGGCTCAAGACGTGGCGCAAGGGCGTGCGTTCCAAGCCCACACAGCCGCAGGTCAACGCGCTGGTCGAGTTGGCGCACCGGGTGGAGGTGCTGTGGCAGATCGCCTACCGCCGACTAAAGATCGCTGAGCAGGAAATTCGCCGTGCGATCCCGGTGTGGGGTGCTGACGACCTGCCGTCTGGCGGGGTCGTGCAGCGAGAGCAAATCGAAGCGGCGCTCGCCGACTCCAACGGTGCCTATCAGCGTCTGCGGCGGACGATGGATGCCTGGACCGCGCTGTGGTTCTGGCCGCTCACCGACGAGACCACCACCGTGGATGGGAAGCGAGTGGAGCCCCCCACGCTGGCGCAGTGGATTGCCGGGTTGCAGGCGTTGCTGGGCCGAAGCCCCGAGGTGCGAAAGAAGTCCCTGCCACGCGAGACACTCGCCAGTAGCGTTGGCTGGGACGACCTCAGCGAAGCTGAGAAGCTCGAACTTGCCTTTGCGAACGCGCTACCGGTGGCAGACGTGCTGCGGGTGCATCCCTGGCTCAGGGTATGCGATCGGGTCGCCGAGCAGCATGGTTTCTTCCATTGGAACCTGGACTTCGCGACCGCGTTCGCCCAGGGCGGGTTCGATCTGCAAGTCGGAAATCCGCCGTGGGTACGGCCCAGGTCTGACGTCGATGCGCTCTTGGCGGAGGGTGACCCGTGGTGGAAGCTCACAGTAAAGCCGAGCCAGGCCCTGATCCGGGAGAAGCGCGCCGAGACCCTGGCCCACGCTGGGGTGACCGACCTCATTGTTGACGGCACCACCGACGTCGCATGCACTGCGGAGTTCGTCGGGTCGCTACCGCAGTACCCGCATCTGCAGGGGTTTCAGCCCGATCTCTACCGCTGCTTCATGGAGCAGACTTGGCGGCTCGGCTCCGAGCGCGGCGTAGTCGGCCTCATTCATCTCGACACGCATTTCACCGACGATAAGGCAGGGCTGCTCCGTGCCGAAGCCTACCGGCGGCTGCGTCGGCACTGGGAATTTAGCAACGAGCTTCAGCTTTTTGAAATCGGAAACCAGAGACATTACAGCGTAAATATCTACGCCCAGCACCGTCCCGCGGTCTCGTTCCGTCACGCCGTGTCCCTCTACCACCCGGACACGGTGAGCCGGTCGCTGATCCACGACGGATCCGGGCCGGAGCCGGGGCTCAAAGACGCCGAGGGGAACTGGGACCAGCGGCCGCACCGCAGGCGGATCACCCAGGTCACCGAAGATGTACTGGCGACCTGGCACGCCGTCTTGGAGGACTCGGCAACGCCGGTCTCGCAAACTCGCATGGTTTATGCGGTCAACCGGTCCGCAGCCTCGGTACTGAACAAGCTGTCCGGCTTGCCGCGAATCAGCAGCCTTGGGCTTCAGTTCTCCCGCGGATGGGATGAGAGCATCGATAGAAAGAAGGGCTACTTCGAGGCCCGCTGGGGTGCACCCAGCACCTGGAACGAAGTAATTCTGCAGGGCCCGCACCTATATGTTGCCACCCCACTAAACAAAATCCCGAACAAGACCATGCTGAGCAACGTGGACTGGTCGGCCAGCGACTTCGAGACTCTTGCGCCGGACGCTGTTCCGGTCACGGCCTACAAACCCATCGGCGACCGCTATCGCTACGACTGCGCCTACACCGACTGGGGCGATAAGGAAAATCCCGAGCCCGCACGAGACCACTACCGTATCGCCTGGCGGAACATGGGTGTCAACACCAACGAGCGGACCCTCATCTCAGCACTCATTCCTCCGGGCCCAGCCCACGTCCACGGTGTCTCCTCGGCGGGGGCACCCGAGGGAGAGCTCAGCAACCTTATTGCTGCGAACGGCTATCTCAGCTCGCTCGTCAGCGACTTCGCGGTCCGCGTGGTACCCAAGTCGACCATCAGTATGGGCACACTCAATCGACTGCCATGGATAAGCGGCCGCCTTCAGGCTGAGCTGATCTTGCGTACCCTTCGCCTCAATGCCGTCACCGACGTCTACGCTGACCTCTGGGCAAAATGCTGGTTGTCCGAATTTACCGGTGACTCTTGGACCGGCGGCCTCTTCCACTCCCGCCGCCCCGAATTGGGCGCTGTTGGCCCTACCTGGACCTCCGATACCCCGCTGCGGGTCGCCGCCGACCGCCGTCAGGCTCTTGTCGAGATCGACGCACTGGTTGCTCTGATGCTCGGCCTCACCCCCGACGAGCTGTGCTCGATCTACCGTACCCAATTCGCAGTCCTGTACGGCTACGACCGCAACGTCTACTTCTACGACGCCAACGGACGGCTCGTCCCCAACTCCGTGCTCACCGCATGGCGCAAGAAGGGCGACCGGACTACCCAAGATGAGCGCACCGCCACCAACCAGGCTGGCAACACCTACACCTACGAGCTGCCGTTCGTGACGCTGGACCGGGAAGCGGACATGCGTCAGGCGTACGCACACTTCCAGCGTCTGCTTGAGGAGCGCTCGTGA
- a CDS encoding DEAD/DEAH box helicase: protein MSKLLPTLQAARIRTSLVDYLTTTFGLTDGDARDGLDWFLSDPDIGMFKGPYVRLRLPFRPADAGWRATLDWYEGFPPYGHQAAAFARLASAADGKPRRPLPTLVTTGTGSGKTEAFLYPILDHALRARREGVTGIKALILYPMNALANDQAARLTKLLTTQGDLAGVTAALYTGQTGPTRTTVTPDGLITDREIIRDTAPDILLTNYKMLDQLLLRAEDQDLWRQSATSLRYLVLDEFHTYDGAQGTDVAMLLRRLGLALKSYWQEDDPHIDDGARARPLGLVTPVATSATLGDKGDPTVMLDFARAVFGEQFDADAIVTETRLSLDEWAAGAAETVSAAGLTPVEIDDLDIVGAVNAVSALGHDPTGVLIASTVLGVLYGVESDRFTDESPDFLLAACRAHPLVQELAGQAAHAVGLDALAARVFGRGDGDVAPVENLLSFVLAALAHVRAVAGQPALSVDVHLWVRELTRIDRIAAASARFRWGDDGPPVADVYAEEARLSFPAIFCRHCGRSGWGIGLAPVGTSLAVNDDDIRRDHAAREGRFRPLLYAPVEAAADFDEGQRADGLMWFSVRHRELLTSVTEDNPALRDGWILPVLTNVGADADEQSRKDTCPSCGQEDGIRFLGSAIATLLSVSLSTLFGSPTLDAREKKALVFTDSVQDAAHRAGFIQARSHTLTLRSVFRDAVAEGALTLDELVDEVIRQAGDDLFARYRILAPECADRESFVEFWQAKSLRSVGSPVRSRVRKRLALDAALEFGLNSRIGRTLELTGSVAVHVAAGQPSRMAGVARAAMQGTTWQNQLDADDRSDTTLVQWVRGVLDRMRAQGAIDHPWFDRYRAEDGRDWSIWGGRPRGEGMPAFPRDRPAPAYPKVGGPSGSTRGLDAVTSAQSWYARWTARVLDVSPLDGGRLARLLFDRLARDGVLMTTTSDSGATVYAIPASGVVVAPTEAAAAPSASQRLLVCDTCRATTPGSPITIEQLTGAPCLHVRCRGRLVPEPLPDNFYRRLYASPDMRRVVAREHTSLLDDKTRLAYEDGFRTASGNPQAPNVLVATPTLEMGIDIGDLSAVFLASLPRTVASYLQRVGRAGRLTGNALDIAFVTGRGEQLPKLGDPLSVVDGEVRPPATYLAAEEILRRQYTAYLVDAFARDPRRRHPHKASGAIGSCKPGTFLGDLVLHAEQGADEDLPRFVATFDDLPEDVVTGLREWLRPASGLRTSGFAAHIHAASQRWQDTVQTLKQRQIAIAALLPDLEARVASPAVTDDDRQALRSAKATGKLTAGQLAHLRGSYWISVLEEYGLLPNYTLLDDSVTLDVGLSWVDPDTGGHKYDAAQFQRGSAHALREFAPGATFYARGWEITIDAVDLGLDGASIRTWAFCPACGYAADVAESGRELPVPPCHRCGSRGIQDTGQRLDVVELTRVSAEVRRDEVAISDRRDERGHAAFQIVTTADIDPANAVRRWFVEDTGLGCTYLRTVDLRWINLGTPGHGATRTIGGDERQGMLFRVCSGCGKKDTESGRNRPHEHRPWCPHRTSATEVTSTIALSRTLRTQGLLIRLPRAITVGDDFAAPSLAAALLLGLREQMGGQPDHIRVEHVVDPTLSDGTDNHEAILLHDAVAGGTGYLAENADPARLRELLVLAWNRVRDCECRHEERLACHRCLLPFAAPSAIRRVSRASADRHLRTLLSLTPDASTAEGTTWTVTEVAPHEEPESHLERAFHRLLVGRLRRNGAAVTETPGPAGNIVRFTLPGAHRQWTLTPQVNVADSRPDFLLQTTDMNVPDVAIFTDGRAYHASAACNRLADDAAKRANLRDAGLLVLAITIHDLAAEDGVRHPAWYNPDLAGSLMNVPQLQAPPEAYRALGRGPVDWLVDWITAPNPDAVRAVARAVPMFLSAGAQGVQIPETVGLEEVARAVLLDEHLPSGDRKVYLYRAGALAAVIEMLPTMVVRAALVLDDRDEVLNDTHTAAWRGWLRLSNALAARDWPTVVTTTSLAAPASTAEDETDQHDSRPAGAWADAYDATRAGAERTLVAALAAHAIPPPKIGAEGPDGIPLDVSWPQLRVVVGFPDMAPQDRADLIEAGWLVVDPLPELVVAAVAGAISH from the coding sequence GTGAGCAAGCTACTGCCCACACTCCAGGCGGCTCGGATCCGGACCAGCCTCGTCGACTACCTTACGACGACCTTCGGGCTCACTGACGGAGACGCCCGCGACGGATTGGACTGGTTCCTGTCTGATCCGGATATCGGCATGTTCAAGGGGCCGTATGTGCGGCTGCGGTTGCCGTTCCGTCCAGCTGACGCCGGATGGCGGGCCACTCTTGACTGGTACGAAGGCTTCCCGCCGTACGGGCACCAAGCGGCGGCGTTCGCCCGGCTGGCGTCCGCCGCGGACGGGAAACCGCGTCGTCCGCTGCCAACACTGGTCACCACCGGCACCGGTTCGGGCAAGACCGAGGCATTCCTCTACCCGATCCTTGACCACGCGCTGCGCGCTCGCCGCGAGGGCGTGACGGGGATTAAGGCGCTCATCCTCTACCCGATGAACGCGCTCGCGAACGACCAGGCGGCGCGGTTGACGAAGCTGCTTACCACGCAGGGCGACCTCGCAGGGGTCACGGCCGCGCTCTACACCGGGCAGACCGGACCGACCCGCACCACGGTCACCCCGGACGGGCTGATTACCGACCGGGAGATCATCCGGGACACCGCACCGGACATCCTGCTGACCAACTACAAGATGCTCGACCAGCTGCTGCTGCGCGCCGAGGACCAGGACCTGTGGCGGCAGTCGGCGACCAGTCTGCGCTACCTGGTGCTCGACGAGTTCCACACTTATGACGGCGCGCAGGGCACTGATGTGGCGATGCTGCTGCGCAGGCTTGGACTGGCGCTGAAGAGTTACTGGCAGGAGGACGACCCTCACATTGACGATGGGGCTCGCGCTCGGCCGCTCGGCCTGGTAACCCCGGTCGCCACCTCTGCGACGCTGGGCGACAAGGGCGACCCCACGGTAATGCTCGACTTCGCCCGCGCCGTCTTCGGGGAGCAGTTCGACGCAGACGCGATCGTGACCGAGACCCGGTTGAGTCTTGATGAATGGGCTGCAGGCGCGGCGGAGACCGTGTCCGCTGCCGGTCTCACGCCGGTGGAGATCGACGACCTCGATATCGTCGGAGCGGTCAACGCGGTGTCGGCACTCGGCCACGACCCGACTGGCGTACTGATCGCCAGCACGGTCCTCGGAGTCCTGTACGGGGTCGAATCAGACCGGTTCACCGACGAGTCTCCGGACTTCTTACTGGCAGCATGCCGTGCGCACCCGCTCGTGCAGGAGCTGGCGGGCCAGGCGGCACACGCGGTCGGTCTCGACGCCCTGGCCGCCCGCGTGTTCGGGAGGGGTGACGGGGACGTCGCCCCTGTGGAGAACCTGCTGTCCTTCGTTCTGGCGGCACTCGCTCACGTGCGCGCGGTCGCGGGCCAGCCCGCGTTGTCGGTAGACGTCCACCTTTGGGTGCGTGAGTTGACGCGCATCGACCGGATCGCAGCGGCCTCGGCGCGGTTCCGGTGGGGGGACGACGGCCCGCCGGTCGCCGATGTCTACGCGGAAGAGGCCCGGCTGTCTTTCCCGGCGATCTTCTGCCGGCACTGCGGCCGCTCGGGTTGGGGCATCGGTCTGGCACCGGTGGGCACGAGTCTGGCCGTGAATGACGACGATATCCGTCGTGACCACGCGGCAAGGGAAGGTCGTTTCCGGCCGTTGCTGTACGCCCCTGTCGAGGCGGCCGCCGACTTCGACGAGGGCCAGCGGGCAGATGGCTTGATGTGGTTCTCGGTGCGTCACCGGGAACTGCTCACCAGTGTGACCGAGGACAACCCCGCCTTGCGTGACGGCTGGATCCTGCCGGTGCTCACCAACGTCGGCGCTGACGCCGATGAGCAGAGTCGCAAAGACACCTGCCCGTCCTGCGGGCAGGAGGACGGCATCCGGTTCCTCGGCAGTGCGATCGCCACGCTGCTGTCGGTGTCCCTGTCCACGCTGTTCGGCTCGCCCACCCTCGACGCGAGGGAGAAGAAGGCGCTGGTCTTCACCGACTCGGTGCAGGACGCCGCGCACCGAGCCGGATTCATCCAGGCCCGCTCGCACACCCTGACCCTGCGGTCGGTGTTCCGCGATGCGGTGGCCGAGGGTGCGCTCACCCTCGACGAGCTGGTCGACGAGGTGATCCGGCAGGCGGGTGACGACCTGTTCGCGCGCTACCGCATCCTCGCCCCCGAGTGCGCCGACCGGGAGTCCTTCGTCGAGTTCTGGCAGGCGAAGTCGCTGCGCTCGGTGGGCTCGCCGGTACGCTCCCGCGTTCGCAAGCGGCTCGCGCTGGACGCCGCGCTGGAGTTCGGCCTCAACTCCCGCATCGGCCGCACCTTGGAGCTGACCGGTTCGGTGGCCGTCCATGTGGCGGCGGGGCAGCCCTCGCGGATGGCTGGCGTCGCCCGCGCTGCCATGCAGGGCACGACATGGCAGAACCAACTCGACGCGGACGACCGCAGCGACACGACGCTGGTGCAATGGGTTCGCGGCGTGTTGGACCGGATGCGCGCACAAGGCGCGATCGACCACCCGTGGTTCGACCGGTACCGCGCCGAGGATGGGCGAGACTGGTCGATCTGGGGCGGGCGACCCCGCGGCGAGGGTATGCCCGCATTCCCGCGCGACCGGCCCGCTCCCGCCTACCCGAAGGTCGGTGGACCGAGCGGGTCCACCCGAGGCTTGGACGCTGTCACCTCGGCCCAGTCCTGGTACGCCCGCTGGACCGCTCGTGTCCTCGACGTCTCCCCGCTCGACGGCGGACGGCTGGCGCGGCTGCTATTCGACCGGTTGGCCCGTGACGGTGTGCTTATGACCACCACCAGCGACTCCGGCGCCACCGTGTACGCCATCCCCGCCTCCGGCGTCGTTGTCGCTCCCACCGAGGCGGCGGCCGCTCCGTCCGCCAGCCAACGTCTGCTGGTCTGTGACACTTGCCGGGCCACGACCCCTGGATCGCCTATCACGATCGAGCAGCTGACCGGAGCACCGTGCCTTCACGTGCGGTGCCGCGGCAGGCTTGTGCCCGAGCCGTTGCCGGACAACTTCTACCGCCGCCTGTACGCCTCCCCGGACATGCGTCGGGTCGTGGCCCGTGAACACACCAGCCTGCTGGACGACAAGACGCGCCTGGCGTACGAGGACGGCTTCCGCACCGCCAGCGGCAACCCGCAGGCACCCAATGTGCTGGTCGCCACGCCCACGCTCGAGATGGGTATCGACATCGGCGATCTCTCGGCGGTGTTCCTGGCTTCCCTGCCGCGCACCGTCGCCTCCTACCTACAGCGCGTCGGTCGGGCCGGGCGGCTCACCGGCAATGCCCTCGACATCGCCTTCGTCACCGGCCGCGGCGAGCAGCTGCCCAAGCTTGGCGACCCGCTGTCGGTCGTGGACGGTGAGGTGCGACCGCCAGCGACATACCTGGCCGCCGAGGAGATCCTGCGGCGGCAGTACACCGCATACCTGGTCGACGCCTTCGCTCGCGATCCCCGACGCCGTCACCCGCACAAGGCTTCCGGAGCGATTGGGTCCTGCAAGCCGGGCACGTTCCTCGGCGATCTAGTCCTTCATGCCGAGCAAGGCGCCGATGAGGACCTGCCCCGGTTCGTCGCCACCTTCGACGACCTGCCCGAGGACGTGGTGACCGGGCTGCGCGAGTGGCTGCGCCCTGCCTCCGGGCTGCGCACCAGTGGCTTCGCCGCTCACATCCACGCCGCCAGCCAGCGGTGGCAGGACACGGTGCAGACGCTGAAGCAACGGCAGATCGCCATCGCGGCGCTGCTGCCCGACCTGGAGGCACGGGTGGCGTCGCCTGCCGTGACCGACGACGACCGGCAGGCGCTGCGTTCGGCCAAGGCCACCGGCAAGCTGACCGCCGGCCAGCTCGCGCACCTGCGCGGTTCGTACTGGATCAGCGTGCTGGAGGAGTACGGGCTCCTGCCCAACTACACCTTGCTCGACGATTCAGTCACCCTCGACGTGGGTCTGTCCTGGGTCGACCCGGACACCGGGGGTCACAAGTACGACGCCGCGCAGTTCCAGCGCGGATCGGCGCACGCCCTGCGCGAGTTCGCGCCCGGTGCCACGTTCTACGCTCGCGGCTGGGAGATCACGATCGATGCGGTCGACCTCGGGTTGGACGGTGCCTCGATCCGCACCTGGGCGTTCTGCCCCGCCTGCGGCTACGCCGCCGATGTCGCCGAATCCGGCCGAGAGCTGCCCGTGCCGCCCTGCCACCGATGCGGCAGCCGAGGCATCCAGGACACCGGCCAGCGCCTCGACGTGGTCGAGTTGACCCGAGTGTCGGCCGAGGTCCGCCGGGATGAGGTGGCGATCTCCGACCGTCGCGATGAGCGTGGTCACGCCGCCTTCCAGATCGTCACCACCGCCGACATCGATCCCGCCAACGCGGTACGCCGTTGGTTCGTCGAGGACACCGGCCTCGGTTGCACTTATCTGCGCACGGTTGACCTGCGGTGGATCAACCTGGGAACGCCTGGCCACGGCGCAACTCGCACCATCGGCGGTGACGAGCGACAGGGCATGCTGTTCCGGGTCTGCTCCGGCTGCGGGAAGAAGGACACCGAATCCGGTCGTAATCGGCCGCACGAACACCGCCCATGGTGTCCGCACCGGACATCGGCCACCGAAGTGACGAGCACGATTGCCTTGTCACGAACGTTGCGCACCCAAGGATTGCTGATCCGACTGCCTCGCGCGATCACCGTCGGTGACGACTTCGCTGCGCCCAGCCTGGCTGCTGCTCTCCTGCTCGGCCTGCGTGAACAGATGGGCGGACAGCCGGACCACATCCGGGTCGAACACGTCGTGGACCCGACGTTGTCCGACGGCACTGACAACCATGAGGCGATCCTGCTGCACGACGCGGTTGCCGGAGGCACCGGCTACCTCGCTGAGAACGCCGACCCCGCCCGCCTGCGCGAATTGCTCGTGCTGGCGTGGAACAGGGTCCGCGATTGTGAGTGTCGACACGAGGAACGACTCGCCTGCCACCGATGCCTGCTGCCGTTCGCCGCACCTAGTGCGATCCGGCGTGTCTCCCGCGCGTCGGCCGACCGGCACCTGCGCACTTTGCTTTCGTTGACTCCCGACGCTTCGACTGCCGAAGGGACGACTTGGACCGTGACTGAGGTGGCGCCTCACGAGGAGCCGGAGTCGCACCTGGAACGTGCGTTCCACCGGCTGCTCGTTGGCCGGCTGCGCCGCAATGGTGCCGCTGTCACCGAGACCCCGGGGCCAGCCGGCAACATCGTTCGCTTCACGCTGCCCGGCGCGCACCGACAGTGGACGCTCACCCCGCAGGTGAACGTCGCTGATTCAAGACCGGACTTCCTGCTGCAGACCACCGACATGAACGTGCCCGACGTGGCGATCTTCACCGACGGACGGGCCTACCACGCCAGCGCTGCGTGCAACCGTCTCGCCGACGACGCGGCCAAGCGGGCGAACCTGCGCGACGCCGGCCTGCTCGTCCTCGCCATCACCATTCATGACCTCGCCGCTGAGGATGGCGTCCGCCACCCTGCGTGGTACAACCCCGACCTCGCCGGAAGCCTGATGAACGTGCCGCAACTTCAGGCGCCGCCGGAGGCGTACCGGGCACTCGGCCGCGGACCGGTGGACTGGCTCGTCGATTGGATCACCGCCCCCAACCCGGACGCGGTCCGTGCCGTCGCTCGGGCCGTACCGATGTTCCTGTCCGCAGGAGCACAGGGGGTACAGATCCCCGAAACCGTCGGTCTGGAGGAGGTGGCGCGGGCTGTCCTGCTCGACGAGCACCTGCCGAGTGGAGATCGCAAGGTTTACCTCTACCGTGCAGGTGCCCTCGCCGCTGTCATCGAGATGCTGCCCACGATGGTGGTGCGCGCGGCCCTTGTGCTCGACGACCGCGACGAGGTTCTTAACGACACCCACACAGCCGCGTGGCGAGGCTGGCTTCGGCTATCCAACGCCCTCGCGGCGCGGGACTGGCCCACCGTGGTGACCACGACGAGTCTCGCCGCCCCGGCGAGCACCGCCGAAGACGAAACCGACCAGCACGACAGCCGACCGGCAGGTGCTTGGGCCGACGCGTACGACGCTACGCGAGCTGGAGCGGAACGTACGCTTGTCGCGGCCCTCGCCGCTCATGCGATTCCCCCGCCCAAGATCGGAGCCGAGGGCCCCGACGGCATTCCACTCGACGTGTCCTGGCCCCAGTTGCGGGTCGTTGTCGGCTTCCCGGACATGGCGCCGCAGGACCGTGCCGACCTGATCGAAGCGGGCTGGCTGGTCGTGGACCCCTTGCCAGAGCTCGTCGTCGCCGCCGTCGCGGGCGCTATCTCACACTGA